Within Spinacia oleracea cultivar Varoflay chromosome 4, BTI_SOV_V1, whole genome shotgun sequence, the genomic segment CTGTGCAGACTGTGCAGTGTTGGTGTGCTGTGCAGTCTTTGTTCTTGGTCTTCCCTTAGGCTGCTTTGGAACACTTTGTGCAGCTGGTCTCCCACACTTCTTCCTGTTGTGGCCCAATTGCCCACAATTCCCACAAGTGTTTTGCTTCCTAGCCCTTTTCACCTTGTTCTCCTTTGCCTCACCAGCCTCTTTCTTCCTCTTTCTCTTTGAAGGCCTTCCAGGCATCACCCTATATGGTGGAGGGAGTGGTTGTGGCAGTGGTGACTTGTCCCACTGTTTCTCACCTGGCATAGGAGAGAAGTGTGGTGCATATGTGGCAGCATACGTCTTAACATGGTATGCCGGGTGCACAAAATCTTCGTAGTTCAACCTTCTTTTGCTATACATGCCAATGCATGCCAACAAGGGATTCCCATGAGTGTCCACCTATAACATCCACACGTCTTTGTTTGAAGATTCACAACAAAGGTGTCCCCATCATGATCCACCTCAAACTCATACAAATCAGATTGAATCAACCTCATTTTGCTCACCTCTTTTTGTCCCCTCTCAATCATCTTTAACACAGATGGCATTATCAAACCCACAAACTGTTTCAACCCCTCTCTCTTTGCACAACACCGCTTCATCATATACCTCCTAATCCACTCCATCAAAGACAGTATGGGTTTCTCCCTAGCTTCCTTCAGAACATGGTTGAAACTCTCACAACAATTGTTCAACAACATTCCAGATTTTTCCCCAGAACTAAACCCATGCCTAGACCAATGGATGACAGGGATACTATTCAAATACCCAAATGCCTCTGGATTTAAATCCTTAATATCAGCCATGTATTTATCAAAATGGTGCTGAAATGAAACAAATAGGAAAACAACAATGTGAACAATCaatttatgtaaaaaaaaaaacagattggGTAAAAACAACTTGGACACGTATTCGTTTCCGATAAAAGTTCCCGAGTCAAGAACTTGGACACGTATTCGTGTCCGATAAAAGTTCCCTAGTCAAGAACTTGGACACGTATTCGTGTCCGATAAAAGTTCCCGAGTCAAGAACTTAAAGTTCCCGAGTCAAGAACTTGGACACATATTCGTGTCCGATAAAAGTTCCCTAGTCAAGAACTTGGACACGTATTCGTTTCCGATATCACAACaacaaaaagcaaaaaaaaacacataacaCTCAAGTTATGGCATCACACTTATGCTAACTATATCTAACATAATTAAACAAAAACCACCACTGACGTTGGTAGAAGCCCTAGCAGCTTTCCAAAAGCTCTCTCTGTATGCCTCCCTTGGGAACTTCAACTTAAAGTTTGCCCATATATATCTGCAGCAGTACCTTGTGTCTGCATTTGGAACAACAATCCTGAAAGCTTCAAGCAACCCCTGCATTATAGCACCAAAAAACAGAAAGAACAACCATGTTAGCAACAACAAAAAACAACAATGTTAGCATCCAGAAAAACAGTGAGCAAAGAGAAGAGAGAACAGACCTTCTGTCTATCTGACATGTAAGTAACATCAGCATTATCATCATCCATTTCTTCCTCTCTTTCATGCACCCATGTCACAGCATCCTTCACAGGTTCAATATCCTTCACAAGTAGCTCAAGGAACCAAGTCCATGTGTCTGCATTTTCAGTTTCAACCACAGCCCATGCTACGGGAAAGATGTTGTTGTTGCCATCTTTCCCAACAGCAGTTAGCAAGATTCCTGGATATGGTCCTCTCAAATGGCAGCCATCAACTCCTAGGATAGGCCTACAACCACCCATGAAGCCTTCTTTGCAAGGTTGAAGGCAGATGTACATTATCTGAAACATGGCCTACATGAAATTTACCTTTTCGTGGCGAATATTTAGTACCGAGTATATAATTGCTACTATAAGTTAATAGTGTGTGTTAAATAATATAGACAATTATCCCACTTTATAATCGCTATATTAGCCTTTAATTAATCAAGACAAAAAACTAATTAGATATTATTCCCCGTATATTGTCCTATTTCACATATTGCGCTCAACTTTTCGTTCAAAACTTTTTCGCTCAAAACTTTTCAGTTCCCTCCACTGCCTTCCATCTTCTCAAATTAGGGTTAAGATCAGTCTTCTCTCATCCTCCATAGGTGACACCAGTTGATACCAAAATCTTGAACTCGAAGCGCGGGATTCTAGGAGAGGGTGTGAATAATTCACGCAAACATTGGTCGGGTTTTTCATCCTGGATTATTAAACTGATTTCACGAAACTCCATTGCAGTTGTTTCATCACAAGTTCAAGGTAATTTTCctcttttattttaattcttttcgaattttggtttaattttcctaattattttcgaaatttGTGAATTTTCCCAATCCGGTAATCCTTTTCaaaatttggttgatttttcctaattcttttcgATATATGAATGATAATTACATATTAATTCGGTTTCCTTTGTCATCGCTTCTCTCCTGGCCTCAAATTGATCCGTTAATTTCACGAATTTCCAGGTGATTTCCCTCTTTTATATTCcaattattttcgaattttggttgtattttcctatttcttttcgAATTTTGGTTAAATATCCATATTTTTGTTCAAATTTTGGTTGAGATTTCATCCTCTGGTTCATTTTGAATTGCTTTTACAGTTTGGGTTCAGTACCATGATTTGTTGTGGTTAGTTTTGTTGTTTCCTTAACTGTTGACACCTCTCATGATGATATACCCAATGGGATCGGAGCATAGGACTTAATTCTGTTCAACGGAATTATCTGCGGGTTTCAATTAGGGATTCGATTCTTGTCAGAAGGTTGGGTGGTTTATCTTCTAGTTTGTGATCTTGAAACTTTTGCTTGACTCCTTTTCATTTTCCCTTGTTTGTAGATTTGTACCTCCTCGAGATTTTATACTTGCAGTGCTTACTGTTGAATTGGGCTATTTATCAAGAGCAAAAGCAAGAGAAGAACAGGTGTgttcattttccattttgtaTTGCTGGTTATTGTTTCAAATCAGATATGTGTACTTTTAGAAAAAGGTGATTTCTTATTGGTCACTCGATGCTTCCATTTTCTTTGTTGTTGTCTCTAGAACTACGTAATCTACTTAACCCGTTACCTCTATGCATATTGATTCTGGGGCCGTACAGTTTGTTTCTATGAACTCTGATTTTTTTGTTGGTTATCAGGTTGATGCCATTGTTGTAACTCAGACCAGGcaagtttattttatttaaattttgtgTTTCCTGCTTTAGTTTGTGTGTGTATAACTGTATATATATGCGTGGAAAATTCTTTGCATGCTTGAATCCTCTGGTGCTGCACTGCTGCATCAGCTGTAGCTGACTAGCTGAACAACACTGACATCAGGACAATGGAAATTCAAATAGATATATCTTTTTATTTATAGATAGTATTGGCCCCTTTCGTACTTTTTTTACAATTGCTATCCAAACCCAAATTCCTAACCCCGACAAGATTTTTAACAGTCATTTATATCAAAACTAAAGGAAACATTCCTAATTTCCAAATAGCACTCAGACATTCGGCCGATCCATCCTCCTTATCTTTACTGCCTTTATATAACACAAACTTGCAGTCAATCTAAGAGGTCTCTAATATCTCTAGTCTAGCAACCAATTGCTAATCTGAGGTAGACTTTAACTATGGTGTTACTTGACTCTTATACTAGTGTTCGACTGTGTACACGTCTGAGTGTTACAACTCACAATTGGCCAGTTATGGAACTGTTGTGGTTTTAGTTTAGAATGACATGTCGTGTGTCCCCATATTGGAATGTCAAGCATATGGCACGGGTATCTTTTCTTAGCTAAAGGTTTTTGAGTATCATAGCTCCAAAGAACGGGTTAAAATCGCACATACATTTGTAGCAAAACATGCCCTCTTCTAGTTagatttttttcttcaaaacgCACATACATTTGTGAAAAGGGATGAGGTTATCCATACCTGTAATCGTACTGAGTTCTTGCATTCCAAATGTGCTTAGCTATAAGATAATTCTTGAATATATGATCTCAACTGTCTTCATTTTATACGGAGAAAATGACATGGTGTGATTCTACATTCCCTCTTCTAgttagattttttttcttcaaacaaGTGCATTATTAATCAATTTCTAGCAAAACATATTTTCTTTAGGCGTAATCTCCACACTCTGAAGATTTGACTTAAACCTCTGATCCCCTTTTAACTATGAGGTCTAAGCTTGGTCATTGGAGGATAAAGACCAGTATCCTAATTTGAAATATCATCAACTTTGTTCAACATTAGCAGTTTATCTTCATAGTTGTTAGCTGGAATATCCATGGAAAGAATCTATAGGCCATCTTTTCTTGAGACCACCGGAAGACCATGTTCAAAATTTGCTTCTTTCATAGAGAGAAAGTCGTGCTTCTCTTTCCTCTTAACAATTTCTTTGATGACTTACTTTTTGCAGGTTCTGAGTACCTAGGCAATGACTTTCTTTTCACAGTCAACTAGGTTGTTGTTGAGGGACAGGAAAAGTAAGATAGTGAAAGGGGGATAATGTCAGCGGACACATACATTAGTTTTGAGGCAGCTGGTGGAAGTGGGATAAAGGTATTGTCTCCAATTCTTTGTAATCGAGCTTGAACTTATATTGTAAGAACTTGATTACTAATCAAGTGGTTGTTATCTGTCTTCATTGTGTTCAGATCTGCTAATATTCTGAGATTGTAGAAGCATTGATGGAGAAATGATTGTATCTTAATGTGATTTTCAAATAATCAATCAGCGTGAATCAGCTAGCAGCAACCTATTTAAACAAAAAGAATTCCATTTGAAGGAACTTGGTATAGGTGGTCTGGGTACATAGTTTGCAGATATATTTCGAAGAGCTTTTGCCTCCAGGGTTTTCCCCTCCACATGTTACTAGCAAGTAATATCTTAGCTTTAGTTGATATGTCTTTGGAATATTTATATTATGAATTACTCATCTGTATTTTGCATTGGTTACTGTAGATTGGGAATCAAACATGTTAAAGGAATGCTTCTTTTTGGGCCTCCTGGTACTGGCAAGACTCTGATGGCACGTCAAATAGGAAAGATGTTGAATGGAAAGGATCCAAAGGTATATTTAATTAACCTTTGCGGGCTGCTTATTTTTCGAGATAACGGGTTTGACAGCTACATAACTAcaaattgttattgttattgtcatttaaattttttttctttgactaAAATCTTTGAGACATATTTCTGGAGTTCGTATTGGTTCTGAGTAAACAAGATCTGTTAATTGGTCATTGGGCATGATTACATGTTTTGCATTTACCTTTGATGTTGGAGGGAGAGTTTGGGTTCTTTACCATGATTTGTTGTGGTTAGTTTTGTTGTTTCCTTAATTATTGACACTTCTCATGATGATATACACACCTTAAATTAGCTATAAGTTAGTTAGAATTATACAAAGTTTGACAATACTTATCTAAACTATCAATGTGAGGTCAAATTCAATGTATATCCTTCTTAAGTTAGTGTTTTTGGGTGTGTTGACTGCTTCAGGATCTCCCAACCAGCTTGTCCTTCTTATTCTCGAATGGATCTGAATCAGATCAAACATGTAGCTCGAGCTTCTGGATCAGCCGCCAGCTAGAAGCTAGCTGTTGGATCTTCCACAAGCtagttgttgctgctgctatcAGCTAGCTAGGTGTTGCTGCTGTCAGCTAGCTACTACTGCTGCTTTCAGCTAGGTGATGCTCTGCTGCCTGCCAGCCAGGTCAAGTTATTGTTATTGCTCTTCACAAAGTCTTAACAAATTTGAACTTGCAAATTTAAAGAATGGCTCCTATGTCTGAGAGCTCTATTGTATGTTCAAATAACAACGTTGGAAAAGCATCTGCATCTTTTGTGCCTTTTTAACATAATTCTATGGTATTGTGGCATTGGACAGAGATGCTCTGAAGCCTGCTGCCACTAAAGCTCCAGCCAACATCTGCGCTGAACTGGTTATGAGAGAAGCAGCAAGGcctgttgttgttgctgataACCCCAACCTACTAATCTCAAGAAGGTTCCTGCTGGAGTTAATAGTATAAACAACTACTACTGTGCTGACGGTCATAACACTGGAAATTTCATCACGGTATGACTGCAACAACATCAACTTTTTCTTTTCCCCGTCTAAAATCTTATGCACATAATTATAACCAAATTCCCTTGGTACTTACTATTAGTTTTAACTCTTTGATTAGATAAGATTCTAAAAAGAGGGGGAATTCTTATTTACGTAAGCATTATAGTGTGACCTTATTATTATCATGCATACTTGGGATGTTCAATCAGGGTTCCTTATGGGGGGGAATAGTTGAAAATGCGTGTCATAAAAGCATTGAGCAATATGGAAAGTTGAATATTCTAGAGCTTCTTCATTGCTGAAAATTATTTTCtgactttgaaaattatttatttttaagaaaTTGAATCATGAGGGATTTCTGGTGAGGTCTAAGTGTCATTCTTTCTCTCCTCTTATTGATTCAGTCTAATTGACTTGTGCTCCGTATTTGTTATTGTTAGATTAGTTACAAGTAGTTGGCCTTTGTTAATGAACTATGCTATTCGTCTGCCTGAATCTCAGACCAACTTGTCTTCAGCGTTTGAGCGGTGATCCCCTACTTGTAACTGTGGCAGAAATGTTGCTCCATACGAAATCACCTCTAAATATATTCATTATTTTGTGAAGTTTTTGCTGATGAATGATAGATAATTAAAATAAACTGTTATTTATCATGGATTTCTCATACTAATACATTGACCTTTACTTCCTATATTAAGATTATGGAATTACCCTTTATTTTCCATTATTCAACTCTGTATTAGTTTGCTACTTTCTTTATTGAAATTCTGCCCTTTTTTTGAGTGGCTTGCTATTTGTATTGTATGTTGCAGTGTATTAATTGTAGAGAAATATTTTCTTACTAGTGATATTAATTATCGTACATTTTTTGGACTTGCagataactctttatttggcaaCGATGAAGTCTTACTTATTTGGGGAAGCACATGAAGTTATCGACTTATTAGTTATTTCGTTGTTACATTGTAGTAGTTGATTAGTTGTTTATCTTGCCATTTGCAAATTATTAAACAACATTTTTGTTAAGTTTTTAAGACTATTAGACAATTATATATCACCTATGTAATGACTTATGATTTACTCTATATGAGTTATTTAtttatgatattattttttATCTTATAATTATCTAggattttaaatttatattcatatataattataattgtcaacatgcttgataTCGGCAACTTTTGACAAGCCTAAGTATTTTGTAGCGATTATAATCGCTGCTATAGACTGTCAATCTGGATTGTTATCTAAGCAAATGTatcaattacgaaattaatagTATCACTTAAATTTGCAACAATAAATAACCTATGGCAGTGATTATAATCGACACGATAGGTATCTAATAGCAGCTATTGCATTCCCTACTATAGCTACCAACAACATCGATTCTTTTGCCGCTAAAACTAATATATTTGGcatgtgaaataatatattGTAATGATTATAATTGCTACAATAAGCGATACTATTATACAT encodes:
- the LOC110789209 gene encoding uncharacterized protein yields the protein MYICLQPCKEGFMGGCRPILGVDGCHLRGPYPGILLTAVGKDGNNNIFPVAWAVVETENADTWTWFLELLVKDIEPVKDAVTWVHEREEEMDDDNADVTYMSDRQKGLLEAFRIVVPNADTRYCCRYIWANFKLKFPREAYRESFWKAARASTNHHFDKYMADIKDLNPEAFGYLNSIPVIHWSRHGFSSGEKSGMLLNNCCESFNHVLKEAREKPILSLMEWIRRYMMKRCCAKREGLKQFVGLIMPSVLKMIERGQKEVDTHGNPLLACIGMYSKRRLNYEDFVHPAYHVKTYAATYAPHFSPMPGEKQWDKSPLPQPLPPPYRVMPGRPSKRKRKKEAGEAKENKVKRARKQNTCGNCGQLGHNRKKCGRPAAQSVPKQPKGRPRTKTAQHTNTAQSAQQATTNLNQSAPSQNITASSSQTETNRRKSPVQRKAASTSAQPTGGRKTVASKGKQPAPAKHPSKKRKTTSVNALQSSQSSQKSCVSLAKN